From the Macaca nemestrina isolate mMacNem1 chromosome 2, mMacNem.hap1, whole genome shotgun sequence genome, the window ttttttccttgccttttagcatgcttataattttttttgttcaaAGTAGAATATCCACTCTATTGGGCCATAAGAACTGGGGTAAATAAGCCTCTAGAATGAGAACTTCTGTTAATCTGACTCAGAGTTGAGAGCTGTGTTTAATGTTTGCCATAGCTGTAGGTGTCAGAAGCTTCCAGTTCCTCTAGTGTCTTTGTGTTTATCTCCTCTTGCCTTTGGGCTTCCCTGGATATTCCTCCTGAGAGAGTCCATGTCTTGCAGCTCTTCCAGCTGTTAACTCACTGTTACTATCCTGGAGTCCTGTTGATATGGTGGAAAAACATGGGGGAGGTGAAACATTCTATAATCTTATGATTAAATCTCAGCATTTTAGTGGGCTTGTGTCCTTGGGCTGTGACCTATacaaggttttttcttttcttttttttttttttgaggcagtgtcttgttctatcacccaggctggagtgcagtacagtggtgcaatcacagctcactgcagcctctacttcccaggctcaagcaattctcccacctcagtcccgagtagcttggactatggcacgtgccacaatgcctggttaatttttgtattttttgtaaagatgaagtttcgctatattgcccagactggtcttcaactcctgggctcaagcaatctgcccacctcggcctcccaaagtgctgcaattacaggtgtcagccaccgcactGGCTCACAAGTGTTTCTTAATTCCCCTTTGTACCCCCTTACCTGACCCAGGAAGGCTAGAGGGGGCTGGAATGGGAGAAATGCCCTCCTCCAGATGGGATAAGGCTCTGTGAAAAAGTGCTTTCCTCTGGGGAATAAGCTTTGTTATGGAGAAGGCTCTGGTTACAAAGATGATTCTCCCTTTCCCGCCAGAGCCACCAGAGGGTCTTTCTCAGTTCTTCACCAAGAGAACCAAGTCGAGTAAAACCCAGGAAGGCGTTGGGGGTGAGGGAGTTGCTCACTCCCATGCTAGTCCACACTCAACCtccagcagttcctcaaaattaCCATTTAAGTTTTCCTACTAGCTATGGCTCCCATGGCTTCTGCTCCAATCAGATCTTGCTGACTCTCTGGACTCACCTCTCTCCAGATTTTGGGATGGCAGTTTGACTTGCACACTCAGCTCTCTAATGGGACCAAGAAAGGCCAATGATTTGGTTTGTCCAGCTTTTTCTTGTGGTAAGGATAGGATAACTTTCAAACTCTATGTATCTGAGCCAAAACCAGAAGTGCTTTCTGAAGTATTTTTACAACTACACTAGGCTTCCTGAAGAGTTACACACAAGTTTTTCATCTTAAAAGTCCACTGGAGGCAGTTACTAGGGATGAAACACCTCATTCCACGTTAGAAACATGGGTGTCCACATACAACACAATCTAGGGCCGCTTGGGTTTTGCAGTCACACAGACCTAGGCTGGAAACCCAGCAGTGCAACCCTAAGCACGCTTAACTTCACCACTCACttatttctgcatctgtaaatGGGTTGTTGGGAAGACTGAGGTAAGCCATGCATAATACTTAGCACTCAGTCTAGCCTATAGTGAGCACTACATATTATACTCTCCTGGTTTAAGAATCTACATAGGCCCTAAGGAGATCTGTTTCACAGACTCAGGTAAAGTCACTATCAGAAACCAGCTCAGCAGCACCCAACTTCATTCCCCATTGCCCTTTTCTGCCCTCTTTGAGCTTGACACAATGGTtgagcacccaccaccaccaaacCACCACCTGACCCAGCTACTTGTTACTGagggcaaagccagccaggcagATCTGGATTTAAACCCTCATTCCACCACTGACTGGCTGTGTGGCCTAAGCAAGGCTAATCTCTCTTAACTTTTCTGCATCTAGGGTCAGAAGAACAGCTGAGTAACTAACTACCTCACAGGCATGCTGGTAGAGCCGATGGAGGGAAATGTGGTCATGCAGGGGTGGTGACTGGCACAGATGGCAGTCACAAGGTTCCtcaatctctgagcctcagtttcttccagtGTGAAACAGGGATGATAGGATCATTAATGGATCTGCACTATACTGTGTAAAACTGTTCATTTAACCAGCACTGCAGGAATAACTGGGAGTAAGGGCAGAACTGGAACCCGTATCTATCCCCTGTTCAGAGCCCAGTAACCTTCATTTTTTCCAGAGGCCTTAACCAGACAAACAACACAGGTGCTGGAACTATTCTGATACTCAGATGGTTGTCatcaagaaaagagaagagatgtCATCTGATGATTCTCACTTGTaacacacgtgcacacagacacacacacacccccaacctctatctcagattttatttttttttaaaaaggctccAATACAAGGCCCCAGAATAGTGCATGCAAATCAACGACCCTCAAAGTGACAGTCATTGTCAGATAACAAGCACAATCTGCTACAGTCTGTGACCTGGTAAAGAGACCACCTTTTCATTTTGAGTCCCATCACCAACTATGACAATGTCCAACCTACTGCACAGCTCACAATGACTCAGAGATACATTTTAGTATCTGAACAGCAAAGACATATTGAGCTGCAAGTACAATGAGTAAGTATCCTTAGTGTATTAGACAGGGGGAAATACAAACAAGGCATAAAAGGGAAAAGCCAACTTCATCTGATGCCTGAATCCCTAAGTCTCTTCCATCTTTTCTCATGATCTGTGTTTAGGGAGATCTGCTATGCCGTATCAAGACCTTGCTCATTTGGTGATGAGATGGGGCTATttgccttggaagactaaaggaaGGGTGAATATTCACATGAGGTAAGAACTTGAAGTTGTGGTTATAATACATAGGCCAAGTTTTCCCTGCTGTCAACCCATCTCTGTAACTCCAACTTTGTGCCTGCATGAATTCTGCGACATGGTGCAGCTGATGGGTAGAGAATTCTAACTCCTGtgatgtatatatttacaggagAAGATAATCATGGAAGAATTAAATGGAAGAATTCATAGAAGAATACAGCCATGGATAAACTTAatcaaaataatatgattttaGTTTGGTTTAGTATATTCAATGagtcagttttgtttgtttttcgtgagacggagtcttgctcttctcacccaggctggagtgcagtggtgcaatcttggctcactgcaacctctgcctcctaggttcaagcgattctcgtgcctcagcctccctgagtagctgggattacaggcgtctgccaccacgcccagctaatttttgtatttttagtagagacgaggtttcaccatgttggccatactggtctcaaattcctgacctcaggtgatccacccgcctcagcttcccaaagtgctgggattacaggcatgagccactgcacccagccgggcctttaaaaataggtttaaaaaatgtttcttgtgTGTTTCTCAATGCTTTTAGTTACTTACAGATTGTTACCTGAGGTGATTTGAGGGAAGGGGTATGTTTAGTGAATTAGTGTTAATCAAAATCACTAGctaattaaaagagaaatgttctcacaagaaaaataattatgatgGAAAGCAGCAATTAGCTTCTGAAACTACCTGCTTTTCAGTTCATCCTCTTTTCAGAGAAATGAGAGCCTAAGCAGGGAGGAGCCTACTGGCCATCTGGGAAACCCTCTGGAGTATCAGAGAAATGTCATGGGCCTCAGGGAAGAAAAGAGGCCTGTACCAGGCAACATCTTAGATGCCTGGTTGCCAACTTCTCAAAACAACCCATAACCACCAGCAGGGCTGGTAACTGGCTGACATTCGTTAACCCACTCGTATGGCTGTTTGTGAACAGATCCCAAATGCAAAGGGTCCCCACTCCCCGTCTCCATACCCTATACAAGACCTTTTCATTCAACCAAAAGGATAAGAAATGTGATACAGAAATGTGAACATCAACACaaatacagattattttttcatCAAGAGAGTTCAAACATTCCCATTATCAAGAGGGATCTTCACCAGAATGTAACAAAATTAATTTCAGCTCTCACACCAGTAACCAGTGAAAGTATGGCCTAAAGCTAGTTACAGGGCATAAAGTGACCAGTGGTCAGTTATTGTTCATTAGTTAAGATGAGTAACTGCAGAAACTCTACCCGGAGCTGAGCACATGTGGCTATCATGATGTCAGATGTCAGTTACGGGTTATGTTCCTGTAAACCAAAGCACCAGAGCTAAATTAACAATTTCCCTTTCTGGTCTTAATTGACTAATAGTTAAGTACTGTGGGTGCTACCAGCACGATCCTGGGTTGTGCTTCTTCAAACATTTCAGTTTCTTAATACTAACATTGGTAATAAAACATCTCATCagggcgggcacagtggctcacgcctgtattcccagcactttgggaggccaaggtggcagatcacttgaggccaggagttcaaaaccagcctggtcaaaacggtgaaaccccatctctactaaaaatagagagattagccaggcatggtggtccacacctgtaatcccagctattcaggtggctgagacacaagaatcacttgaactggggaggtggaggttgcagtgagctgagatcatgctactgcactccagcctgggcaacaaagtgagactcttgtctcaaaaaaaaaaaaaaaatctcatcagtGCCCCAGGTCAGAACACAGTGAACCAAAAGGGAAGACGGCTGATCCAATAGCCTTGGAAATTAATTTAGCTTCTGACTCTGGGAAGCTTCCCTTCATCTGGTGATGTTTTGCAAAAGCTTCCAGATCACCGATTCCTAAATTAGAGACCAGGCCTTTTAAACAGACCCAGATCAGAGTAACTTTGCCAAAGCTCTGGAGGGAGATTTCTCCAGTGACAGACAATTGTTCCATCAGAACAAGGGTGGGGAAACTCTTCTCACAAGTAATACTAGTATCAACCAAAAAGTTAACCACTCTTATTTTCtaaaaagctcaggaccagattCACATTGATACCCTGCACTGGCAGCTTAACTTCCTGAAAGAGACAAAAAACAACTTAAACTGAGAAAATAGACCCTGGTGAAATGTTCCCATCACCCCACCTTAAAAAGAGGTGCTGGGCTCTCCTGGATCTAAACTCTCCCCTTCATAGCAGCACTTCCCCCTGCTATTGTACAGACAGGAAGCGCAGAGCAGGGGAGAGGCGGCCCCAGGTGAAATGGAACTCAAAGCCTACTAGGGATGGACTTCTGTCAGAGCAGAATATAGCTCAGTGGAATCTATCTTCTCTGTCTTGGCTAAAGAAGGGCTCTATAAAGGCTGCCCTATAATACTGCAAAAGGAACCAAGACTAGGCAGTAGCAAATAGACCCAAGAGGTACACAGCAGCCATTTCTGCCCTGGGCCCAACAGAGCTGCATTTAGTTATATCTCGATAGTAAAAATGTAAAGTCCCTTCAAAAGGGGTAAACCTCCAATTACAAAAGATAGTAATAATAAACAGGAAAAACAGCAAATAAATGCTGATTCTCCCTGTTCTAGTTTCTATTCTATTATTCAACTGTAGTGGAAACACCTCAAAGTGCACAACACAAAACAGCAGATTCCTGCCCCTCACCTGTGTGCATCTGACTTCTCACCCTGCCACCTTCCCCATCCACCCTGCCTGCCCTCTGTCCTGCTCCACTGGCTCCTGCCAGACCCCTGGGCCCAAAGGTGCCCTCTCCACTGCCAGTCAGTCAGTGCCCCCCTTCTGCTTGGCCAGGGTGTGCTTCAGCTCCCGCAGGTTCTCTGTCAGCACCTCTACCTCATCTAGGCGGCCACACTGCTTGGCATCAAAGATGTATGCCTTGATGTTATCGATCTGCTGCAGGAGGAGCTCTTCCTCTATGGGCTCCTCAGCCTCCGGCCCACTGTCACTGTCCATCTCAAAGGGGTTGGTACAGGTGGGTTCCTCAAAGGGGTTGCCAGGAACCAGAGGGCTTGAGGGCCTCTGCTGGGGATGTTCATCTTCCTCGTTGAAGGGGTTAGGAGCTGGGCTGTCTGGCTGAATGAATGGATTCCCTgccactgcctcctcctcctcatcctcttcctcGAAAGGATTGTACTCTTTCAGCATGCGGGCTGAAGGGTCGAAGGAAACCCCGGCAGCAGGAGGACTAGTAGTGCCCTCTTCCATGGGGCTGGAGAGGTCTTCCTCATCAAAGGGGTTTAAGGAGGGCCCCTCATGTTGCTGTGGCATGCTGCTCTGGGTTAGGAGCTCCTGGCCAAGGGCTGGGGGCCCAGACCACACTCTGGTGGGCTGTTGAGTTGAGCTAGGTGACGGGGTCTTGGGAGCTGTGCTGCTTGGAACTGGGGAAGAGCCTAGATCCAAAGCATAAGCAAGGTGGGTGCGAGGCTCTCTGCTGGGCTCCAGCTGAAAAGGGCCGATTTCTCGGAAGTCCAGGGACCGAGTCCGTGTGTGCAGGGATGCCACCCGAAACTGCTCCCTTTCTCGTTCCAACTCCCGTTCACGCAGCATCTGCAGCTGTTCCCGCTGCAggtcctcctcctcagcctgcctCCGGGACAGCTCGATGGCCTTCTCTGTCTGCTGCTGGTCATACTCGTCCTGTAGCTGCCGCAGGTTCTCCTGCAGGGTGCGCACTTCATCCGTGCGGCCCGCGGCCTTGGCCTGCCTGATGAATGATGTGATGTTGTGGATCTGCTGGAGGAGCGGGTCTGAGTCCTCACTCTGCCCCTGACCTCCTGACAGCGGGAGCCAGCCCTCAGCCTTTCTCAAGAGGGCAGAGCCCCTGCGGAGAGATGCCACCTCCCCGTTGGCTGCTCGAGAAGCCAGGCCACTCTGCCTTTCCTCAAGCCTTCGCTGAGACTCCAGGGCAGCCTGGGGAGAGAgcaaagcagagagaagaaatagTCACCATGCTGGCAGCAGCCCACACTGTCACCCACCCTCTGTTGTCCCTCTATCCCTGTGCCAGTGACACTCCAATTTCTCACCTCAGGACAAAGATATCCAACTGCTAAAATCAAGTCatgtttttgtgtatatgtggGCAGAAGGGAGACcctgattttcaaaaataaaaataaaatataatgaataagTTAGGGCATCAGATTTTCTCAATCTTAGATTCACAGGCCATATACTCTTCTTAAACCTCTGAGGTCTGTTCCCCTCATCTACACTGGAATCTCACACAGCGTtaaatacacatataattttctgtttaatattgCATATACCAATATGTTCTACAAGGAACTTCCTAATGTCTTGGTCCTCTGCAACTTCTGCCATAGGGAGAACTGTCAATCTCTGTGATATTCTAGCCATGAGAGAATCAGCAGAAGCTCTGAAAGAAAAATAGGACCTGGGGAGAAAAACAATTATTCTAGTTCCCATAGATAAAAGTGAGGCTGAAACACAACAGAAGAAATATGCACATTTGAGAGAGAGGTTCTGATTCACTACAACCCCACACAAGCTGggagctcacggcagcctctgtGCTTGAGAGCCACAGGAGGAAGCGGGCCCCATATCCCTGGCTTCACTCACTTGTCTCTCCATGGCCCTCTTcctctccatttcctccttccttttctttttcagttcctCAAACTGTTCTTTGGTTGGCAGTGACATCAAACCAAGCAACTTTTCCTGCAGGGAATGACAGACAATTTTACACTTAAACCCTTTGAGAGAAAAAATGACCCTTAAGCCCCATGATGAGAGTTTGCTTAAGCTGAGCCACTCTATTCTCCGAGAGTGACATCATTTGACAGTAGCCGGAAAGGAGCACACTCTTATATTGGGTGAGAGTCAACTCCAAATGGGCCTGCATTTTCCTCATGAAATGATCAACATCAGATATCCCAGTTATTCACCTGGCTCCAATGTTAGCTTCTCTATGAGGTCTTGTCCCTGCCCATCCTATTAGCAAACCTCAATCCCAGTCCTCTCTCCCACACTTCCTTGTTGTAAATTTCTCCACAGCACTTTTGCTATCTTATATACTAGATATTTTAGTTGTTTGTGATCTCTCCCCTTCTTTAGAACACAAGCTTAATGAGAACAGGAACATTGGTCTTTTTTGTTCACTATAGGACATCCAGCACCTAAAACACTACCTGGTATATAGGAGGCGCTCAATAAATGATTGCTGAATAGAATCACTAATCAAAGTGAGGAAGGACCTACTTCTCTGTATTACAAAGTCAGAAAACTAACCCAACAGGACTCCATCTATTAGATCTCTTTGTTGGCTGGGGGCAgtgtggttcacgcctataatcccagcactttggaggccgaggtgggcagactgcttgagctcaaaagtttgagaccagcctgggcaacatggtaagaccctgtccctacttaataaaagaaaaaaaaagaaaaaaacactttgttttaattaaaaaagaaaaaagaaaaaaaaaagatctctttgTCAGGGAGCCCCAAGGGTGGTTAACTGTGACTCTCTCAGAAGGGGCCTTCACGGGTAGAAAGACACAATTCAGACCTAACCACTTAGGTTAGTCTGCCCTTAATCGGCTGTTTCCTCCCAGCTGATGGCTCAGGAAGTCTCTTAGGAGATTATCCTAAGGAAGAAATACTAAGTACCAGTATTACTATCATGGCAACAATTAACAGCAGCAAAAAATTAGTCTATCAAATGCTCAACTAAAGGAAAACGGTTAAAGAATGGCATATACAGTCAATATGCACTATTGTAAATActgtatataaaaaatacaaataggaaaaaagaaaacataccagAATAATAAGTGATTGTAATGGGGACATAGGATTAAAAGTAGTTTTAGTTTTCTCTGAAATCCAGATTTTTCTCTAAGTGTGGCATCATGCAttcataatttcaaaaaataatacaatgtatAAATAGGAAGTAAACAAGTCACTGGCATGGATCTGCCTCTGGGGAAGCAAAAGAGCAGGACAGGCCAAGCATGACATTTATGCCAACCCAGGATGGCTTTACCTGCACAAAAAGTGTAGCTGAGTATCTGATCATTCTCTGCAGCCGCAAATTGCTTGGATGTGGTGGAGGATCCTGGTTCAAGCCCAAGGTTAAGATCTTCTTACTGAATTGGAACAAACACATGAATATAATGAGCACTGCCAGCTTCAGAAACAAGGGTGAAAAGTATAACATCTGGAGTTGCCAGGCTTTCATGCCAGGAAGGTGTGTAAAGATGGGCAAGTGACTCCAT encodes:
- the LOC105477761 gene encoding rabenosyn-5 isoform X1, translating into MASLDDPGEVREGFLCPLCLKDLQSFYQLHSHYEEEHSGEDRDVKGQIKSLVQKAKKAKDRLLKREGDDRAESGTQGYESFSYGGVDPYMWEPQELGAVRSHLSDFKKHRAARIDHYVVEVNKLIIRLEKLTAFDRTNTESAKIRAIEKSVVPWVNDQDVPFCPDCGNKFSIRNRRHHCRLCGSIMCKKCMELISLPLANKLTSASKESLSTHTSPSQSPNSVHGSRRGSISSMSSVSSVLDEKDDDRIRCCTHCKDTLLKREQQIDEKEHTPDIVKLYEKLRLCMEKVDQKAPEYIRMAASLNAGETTYSLEHASDLRVEVQKVYELIDALSKKILTLGLNQDPPPHPSNLRLQRMIRYSATLFVQEKLLGLMSLPTKEQFEELKKKRKEEMERKRAMERQAALESQRRLEERQSGLASRAANGEVASLRRGSALLRKAEGWLPLSGGQGQSEDSDPLLQQIHNITSFIRQAKAAGRTDEVRTLQENLRQLQDEYDQQQTEKAIELSRRQAEEEDLQREQLQMLRERELEREREQFRVASLHTRTRSLDFREIGPFQLEPSREPRTHLAYALDLGSSPVPSSTAPKTPSPSSTQQPTRVWSGPPALGQELLTQSSMPQQHEGPSLNPFDEEDLSSPMEEGTTSPPAAGVSFDPSARMLKEYNPFEEEDEEEEAVAGNPFIQPDSPAPNPFNEEDEHPQQRPSSPLVPGNPFEEPTCTNPFEMDSDSGPEAEEPIEEELLLQQIDNIKAYIFDAKQCGRLDEVEVLTENLRELKHTLAKQKGGTD
- the LOC105477761 gene encoding rabenosyn-5 isoform X2, whose product is MCKKCMELISLPLANKLTSASKESLSTHTSPSQSPNSVHGSRRGSISSMSSVSSVLDEKDDDRIRCCTHCKDTLLKREQQIDEKEHTPDIVKLYEKLRLCMEKVDQKAPEYIRMAASLNAGETTYSLEHASDLRVEVQKVYELIDALSKKILTLGLNQDPPPHPSNLRLQRMIRYSATLFVQEKLLGLMSLPTKEQFEELKKKRKEEMERKRAMERQAALESQRRLEERQSGLASRAANGEVASLRRGSALLRKAEGWLPLSGGQGQSEDSDPLLQQIHNITSFIRQAKAAGRTDEVRTLQENLRQLQDEYDQQQTEKAIELSRRQAEEEDLQREQLQMLRERELEREREQFRVASLHTRTRSLDFREIGPFQLEPSREPRTHLAYALDLGSSPVPSSTAPKTPSPSSTQQPTRVWSGPPALGQELLTQSSMPQQHEGPSLNPFDEEDLSSPMEEGTTSPPAAGVSFDPSARMLKEYNPFEEEDEEEEAVAGNPFIQPDSPAPNPFNEEDEHPQQRPSSPLVPGNPFEEPTCTNPFEMDSDSGPEAEEPIEEELLLQQIDNIKAYIFDAKQCGRLDEVEVLTENLRELKHTLAKQKGGTD